In Rhinopithecus roxellana isolate Shanxi Qingling chromosome 4, ASM756505v1, whole genome shotgun sequence, a single genomic region encodes these proteins:
- the FOXP4 gene encoding forkhead box protein P4 isoform X3: MMVESASETIRSAPSGQNGVGSLSGQTDGSSGGATGTTASGTGRDMTTGADSNGEMSPAELLHFQQQQALQVARQFLLQQASGLSSPGNNDSKQSASAVQVPVSVAMMSPQMLTPQQMQQILSPPQLQALLQQQQALMLQQEYYKKQQEQLHLQLLTQQQAGKPQPKEALGNKQLAFQQQLLQMQQLQQQHLLNLQRQGLVSLQPNQASGPLQTLPQAAVCPTDLPQLWKGEGAPGQPAEDSVKQEGLDLTGTAATATSFAAPPKVSPPLSHHTLPNGQPTVLTSRRDSSSHEETPGSHPLYGHGECKWPGCETLCEDLGQFIKHLNTEHALDDRSTAQCRVQMQVVQQLEIQLAKESERLQAMMAHLHMRPSEPKPFSQPLNPVPGSSSFSKVTVSAADSFPDGLVHPPTSAAAPVTPLRPPGLGSASLHGGGPARRRSSDKFCSPISSELAQNHEFYKNADVRPPFTYASLIRQAILETPDRQLTLNEIYNWFTRMFAYFRRNTATWKNAVRHNLSLHKCFVRVENVKGAVWTVDEREYQKRRPPKMTGSPTLVKNMISGLSYGALNASYQAALAESSFPLLNSPGMLNPGSASSLLPLSHDDVGAPVEPLPSNGSSSPPRLSPPQYSHQVHVKEEPAEAEEDRQPGPPLGAPNPSASGPPEDRDLEEELPGEELS, translated from the exons ATGATGGTGGAATCTGCCTCGGAGACAATCAGGTCGGCTCCATCTGGTCAGAATGGTGTGGGCAGCCTCTCTGGGCAAACCGATGGCAGCAGTGGTGGGGCCACAGGGACAACTGCAAGTGGCACGGGCAGGGACATGACCACAGGTGCAGACAGCAATGGTGAGATGAGCCCCGCGGAGCTGCTGCACTTTCAGCAGCAACAG GCTCTCCAGGTGGCCCGGCAGTTCCTGCTGCAGCAGGCCTCAGGCCTGAGCTCCCCAGGGAACAATGACAGCAAACAGTCTGCCTCTGCTGTGCAG GTGCCTGTGTCGGTGGCCATGATGTCGCCGCAGATGCTTACCCCGCAACAGATGCAGCAGATCCTGTCACCCCCGCAGCTGCAGGCCCTGCTCCAGCAGCAGCAAGCCCTCATGCTCCAGCAG GAGTACTACAAGAAGCAGCAGGAGCAGCTCCACCTGCAACTCCTCACCCAGCAGCAGGCTGGGAAGCCACAGCCCAAAGAG GCGCTGGGGAACAAGCAGCTGGCCTTCCAGCAGCAGCTCCTGCAAATGCAACAGTTGCAGCAGCAGCACCTGCTCAACCTGCAGAGGCAGGGGCTGGTCAGCCTGCAGCCCAACCAAGCCTCGGGGCCCCTCCAGACCCTTCCGCAAG CAGCTGTTTGCCCAACAGACCTGCCCCAGCTGTGGAAGGGTGAGGGTGCCCCCGGGCAGCCTGCCGAGGACAGCGTCAAGCAGGAGGGGCTGGACCTCACTGGCACGGCCGCCACCGCTACCTCGTTCGCCGCTCCCCCCAAGGTCTCACCCCCCCTCTCCCACCATACCCTGCCCAACGGACAGCCCACTGTGCTCACATCTCGGAGAGACAG CTCTTCCCACGAGGAGACTCCCGGCTCCCACCCCCTGTACGGACACGGAGAGTGCAAGTGGCCAGGCTGTGAGACCCTGTGTGAAGACCTGGGCCAGTTTATCAA ACACCTCAACACAGAGCATGCCCTGGATGACCGGAGCACAGCCCAGTGCCGGGTACAGATGCAGGTGGTGCAGCAGCTGGAGATCCAG CTCGCCAAGGAGAGCGAGCGGCTGCAGGCCATGATGGCTCACCTGCACATGCGGCCCTCAGAACCCAAGCCCTTCAGCCAGCCA CTGAACCCGGTCCCCGGCTCCTCCTCATTCTCCAAGGTGACCGTCTCTGCAGCAGACTCGTTCCCAGATGGTCTTGTGCATCCCCCGACCTCGGCCGCAGCCCCTGTCACCCCCCTACGGCCCCCTGGCCTGGGCTCTGCCTCCCTGCATGGTGGAGGCCCAGCCCGTCGGAGAAGCAGTGACAAGTTCTGCTCCCCCATCTCCTCAG AGCTGGCCCAGAATCATGAGTTCTACAAGAACGCCGACGTCCGGCCCCCCTTCACCTACGCCTCCCTCATCCGCCAG GCCATCCTGGAAACCCCTGACAGGCAGCTGACGCTGAATGAGATCTATAACTGGTTCACCAGGATGTTCGCCTATTTCCGCAGAAACACTGCCACCTGGAAG AATGCCGTGCGCCACAACCTCAGCCTGCACAAGTGCTTCGTCCGCGTGGAGAATGTCAAGGGTGCCGTGTGGACTGTGGATGAGCGGGAGTATCAGAAGCGGAGACCGCCAAAGATGACAGG GAGCCCCACCCTGGTGAAGAACATGATCTCGGGCCTCAGCTATGGAGCACTTAATGCCAGCTACCAG GCCGCCCTGGCCGAGAGCAGCTTCCCCCTCCTCAACAGCCCTGGCATGCTGAACCCTGGCTCCGCCAGCAGCCTCCTGCCCCTCAGCCACGATGACGTGGGTGCCCCCGTGGAGCCGCTGCCCAGCAATGGCAGCAGCAGCCCTCCTCGCCTCTCCCCACCCCAGTACAG CCACCAGGTGCACGTGAAGGAGGAGCCAGCAGAGGCGGAGGAAGACAGGCAGCCGGGGCCTCCCCTGGGTGCCCCTAACCCCAGCGCCTCGGGGCCTCCAGAAGACAGAGACCTGGAGGAGGAGCTGCCAGGAGAAGAACTGTCCTAA
- the FOXP4 gene encoding forkhead box protein P4 isoform X4, whose protein sequence is MMVESASETIRSAPSGQNGVGSLSGQTDGSSGGATGTTASGTGRDMTTGADSNGEMSPAELLHFQQQQALQVARQFLLQQASGLSSPGNNDSKQSASAVQVPVSVAMMSPQMLTPQQMQQILSPPQLQALLQQQQALMLQQLQEYYKKQQEQLHLQLLTQQQAGKPQPKEALGNKQLAFQQQLLQMQQLQQQHLLNLQRQGLVSLQPNQASGPLQTLPQAAVCPTDLPQLWKGEGAPGQPAEDSVKQEGLDLTGTAATATSFAAPPKVSPPLSHHTLPNGQPTVLTSRRDSSSHEETPGSHPLYGHGECKWPGCETLCEDLGQFIKHLNTEHALDDRSTAQCRVQMQVVQQLEIQLAKESERLQAMMAHLHMRPSEPKPFSQPVTVSAADSFPDGLVHPPTSAAAPVTPLRPPGLGSASLHGGGPARRRSSDKFCSPISSELAQNHEFYKNADVRPPFTYASLIRQAILETPDRQLTLNEIYNWFTRMFAYFRRNTATWKNAVRHNLSLHKCFVRVENVKGAVWTVDEREYQKRRPPKMTGSPTLVKNMISGLSYGALNASYQAALAESSFPLLNSPGMLNPGSASSLLPLSHDDVGAPVEPLPSNGSSSPPRLSPPQYSHQVHVKEEPAEAEEDRQPGPPLGAPNPSASGPPEDRDLEEELPGEELS, encoded by the exons ATGATGGTGGAATCTGCCTCGGAGACAATCAGGTCGGCTCCATCTGGTCAGAATGGTGTGGGCAGCCTCTCTGGGCAAACCGATGGCAGCAGTGGTGGGGCCACAGGGACAACTGCAAGTGGCACGGGCAGGGACATGACCACAGGTGCAGACAGCAATGGTGAGATGAGCCCCGCGGAGCTGCTGCACTTTCAGCAGCAACAG GCTCTCCAGGTGGCCCGGCAGTTCCTGCTGCAGCAGGCCTCAGGCCTGAGCTCCCCAGGGAACAATGACAGCAAACAGTCTGCCTCTGCTGTGCAG GTGCCTGTGTCGGTGGCCATGATGTCGCCGCAGATGCTTACCCCGCAACAGATGCAGCAGATCCTGTCACCCCCGCAGCTGCAGGCCCTGCTCCAGCAGCAGCAAGCCCTCATGCTCCAGCAG CTGCAGGAGTACTACAAGAAGCAGCAGGAGCAGCTCCACCTGCAACTCCTCACCCAGCAGCAGGCTGGGAAGCCACAGCCCAAAGAG GCGCTGGGGAACAAGCAGCTGGCCTTCCAGCAGCAGCTCCTGCAAATGCAACAGTTGCAGCAGCAGCACCTGCTCAACCTGCAGAGGCAGGGGCTGGTCAGCCTGCAGCCCAACCAAGCCTCGGGGCCCCTCCAGACCCTTCCGCAAG CAGCTGTTTGCCCAACAGACCTGCCCCAGCTGTGGAAGGGTGAGGGTGCCCCCGGGCAGCCTGCCGAGGACAGCGTCAAGCAGGAGGGGCTGGACCTCACTGGCACGGCCGCCACCGCTACCTCGTTCGCCGCTCCCCCCAAGGTCTCACCCCCCCTCTCCCACCATACCCTGCCCAACGGACAGCCCACTGTGCTCACATCTCGGAGAGACAG CTCTTCCCACGAGGAGACTCCCGGCTCCCACCCCCTGTACGGACACGGAGAGTGCAAGTGGCCAGGCTGTGAGACCCTGTGTGAAGACCTGGGCCAGTTTATCAA ACACCTCAACACAGAGCATGCCCTGGATGACCGGAGCACAGCCCAGTGCCGGGTACAGATGCAGGTGGTGCAGCAGCTGGAGATCCAG CTCGCCAAGGAGAGCGAGCGGCTGCAGGCCATGATGGCTCACCTGCACATGCGGCCCTCAGAACCCAAGCCCTTCAGCCAGCCA GTGACCGTCTCTGCAGCAGACTCGTTCCCAGATGGTCTTGTGCATCCCCCGACCTCGGCCGCAGCCCCTGTCACCCCCCTACGGCCCCCTGGCCTGGGCTCTGCCTCCCTGCATGGTGGAGGCCCAGCCCGTCGGAGAAGCAGTGACAAGTTCTGCTCCCCCATCTCCTCAG AGCTGGCCCAGAATCATGAGTTCTACAAGAACGCCGACGTCCGGCCCCCCTTCACCTACGCCTCCCTCATCCGCCAG GCCATCCTGGAAACCCCTGACAGGCAGCTGACGCTGAATGAGATCTATAACTGGTTCACCAGGATGTTCGCCTATTTCCGCAGAAACACTGCCACCTGGAAG AATGCCGTGCGCCACAACCTCAGCCTGCACAAGTGCTTCGTCCGCGTGGAGAATGTCAAGGGTGCCGTGTGGACTGTGGATGAGCGGGAGTATCAGAAGCGGAGACCGCCAAAGATGACAGG GAGCCCCACCCTGGTGAAGAACATGATCTCGGGCCTCAGCTATGGAGCACTTAATGCCAGCTACCAG GCCGCCCTGGCCGAGAGCAGCTTCCCCCTCCTCAACAGCCCTGGCATGCTGAACCCTGGCTCCGCCAGCAGCCTCCTGCCCCTCAGCCACGATGACGTGGGTGCCCCCGTGGAGCCGCTGCCCAGCAATGGCAGCAGCAGCCCTCCTCGCCTCTCCCCACCCCAGTACAG CCACCAGGTGCACGTGAAGGAGGAGCCAGCAGAGGCGGAGGAAGACAGGCAGCCGGGGCCTCCCCTGGGTGCCCCTAACCCCAGCGCCTCGGGGCCTCCAGAAGACAGAGACCTGGAGGAGGAGCTGCCAGGAGAAGAACTGTCCTAA
- the FOXP4 gene encoding forkhead box protein P4 isoform X5: MMVESASETIRSAPSGQNGVGSLSGQTDGSSGGATGTTASGTGRDMTTGADSNGEMSPAELLHFQQQQALQVARQFLLQQASGLSSPGNNDSKQSASAVQVPVSVAMMSPQMLTPQQMQQILSPPQLQALLQQQQALMLQQLQEYYKKQQEQLHLQLLTQQQAGKPQPKEALGNKQLAFQQQLLQMQQLQQQHLLNLQRQGLVSLQPNQASGPLQTLPQAVCPTDLPQLWKGEGAPGQPAEDSVKQEGLDLTGTAATATSFAAPPKVSPPLSHHTLPNGQPTVLTSRRDSSSHEETPGSHPLYGHGECKWPGCETLCEDLGQFIKHLNTEHALDDRSTAQCRVQMQVVQQLEIQLAKESERLQAMMAHLHMRPSEPKPFSQPVTVSAADSFPDGLVHPPTSAAAPVTPLRPPGLGSASLHGGGPARRRSSDKFCSPISSELAQNHEFYKNADVRPPFTYASLIRQAILETPDRQLTLNEIYNWFTRMFAYFRRNTATWKNAVRHNLSLHKCFVRVENVKGAVWTVDEREYQKRRPPKMTGSPTLVKNMISGLSYGALNASYQAALAESSFPLLNSPGMLNPGSASSLLPLSHDDVGAPVEPLPSNGSSSPPRLSPPQYSHQVHVKEEPAEAEEDRQPGPPLGAPNPSASGPPEDRDLEEELPGEELS, encoded by the exons ATGATGGTGGAATCTGCCTCGGAGACAATCAGGTCGGCTCCATCTGGTCAGAATGGTGTGGGCAGCCTCTCTGGGCAAACCGATGGCAGCAGTGGTGGGGCCACAGGGACAACTGCAAGTGGCACGGGCAGGGACATGACCACAGGTGCAGACAGCAATGGTGAGATGAGCCCCGCGGAGCTGCTGCACTTTCAGCAGCAACAG GCTCTCCAGGTGGCCCGGCAGTTCCTGCTGCAGCAGGCCTCAGGCCTGAGCTCCCCAGGGAACAATGACAGCAAACAGTCTGCCTCTGCTGTGCAG GTGCCTGTGTCGGTGGCCATGATGTCGCCGCAGATGCTTACCCCGCAACAGATGCAGCAGATCCTGTCACCCCCGCAGCTGCAGGCCCTGCTCCAGCAGCAGCAAGCCCTCATGCTCCAGCAG CTGCAGGAGTACTACAAGAAGCAGCAGGAGCAGCTCCACCTGCAACTCCTCACCCAGCAGCAGGCTGGGAAGCCACAGCCCAAAGAG GCGCTGGGGAACAAGCAGCTGGCCTTCCAGCAGCAGCTCCTGCAAATGCAACAGTTGCAGCAGCAGCACCTGCTCAACCTGCAGAGGCAGGGGCTGGTCAGCCTGCAGCCCAACCAAGCCTCGGGGCCCCTCCAGACCCTTCCGCAAG CTGTTTGCCCAACAGACCTGCCCCAGCTGTGGAAGGGTGAGGGTGCCCCCGGGCAGCCTGCCGAGGACAGCGTCAAGCAGGAGGGGCTGGACCTCACTGGCACGGCCGCCACCGCTACCTCGTTCGCCGCTCCCCCCAAGGTCTCACCCCCCCTCTCCCACCATACCCTGCCCAACGGACAGCCCACTGTGCTCACATCTCGGAGAGACAG CTCTTCCCACGAGGAGACTCCCGGCTCCCACCCCCTGTACGGACACGGAGAGTGCAAGTGGCCAGGCTGTGAGACCCTGTGTGAAGACCTGGGCCAGTTTATCAA ACACCTCAACACAGAGCATGCCCTGGATGACCGGAGCACAGCCCAGTGCCGGGTACAGATGCAGGTGGTGCAGCAGCTGGAGATCCAG CTCGCCAAGGAGAGCGAGCGGCTGCAGGCCATGATGGCTCACCTGCACATGCGGCCCTCAGAACCCAAGCCCTTCAGCCAGCCA GTGACCGTCTCTGCAGCAGACTCGTTCCCAGATGGTCTTGTGCATCCCCCGACCTCGGCCGCAGCCCCTGTCACCCCCCTACGGCCCCCTGGCCTGGGCTCTGCCTCCCTGCATGGTGGAGGCCCAGCCCGTCGGAGAAGCAGTGACAAGTTCTGCTCCCCCATCTCCTCAG AGCTGGCCCAGAATCATGAGTTCTACAAGAACGCCGACGTCCGGCCCCCCTTCACCTACGCCTCCCTCATCCGCCAG GCCATCCTGGAAACCCCTGACAGGCAGCTGACGCTGAATGAGATCTATAACTGGTTCACCAGGATGTTCGCCTATTTCCGCAGAAACACTGCCACCTGGAAG AATGCCGTGCGCCACAACCTCAGCCTGCACAAGTGCTTCGTCCGCGTGGAGAATGTCAAGGGTGCCGTGTGGACTGTGGATGAGCGGGAGTATCAGAAGCGGAGACCGCCAAAGATGACAGG GAGCCCCACCCTGGTGAAGAACATGATCTCGGGCCTCAGCTATGGAGCACTTAATGCCAGCTACCAG GCCGCCCTGGCCGAGAGCAGCTTCCCCCTCCTCAACAGCCCTGGCATGCTGAACCCTGGCTCCGCCAGCAGCCTCCTGCCCCTCAGCCACGATGACGTGGGTGCCCCCGTGGAGCCGCTGCCCAGCAATGGCAGCAGCAGCCCTCCTCGCCTCTCCCCACCCCAGTACAG CCACCAGGTGCACGTGAAGGAGGAGCCAGCAGAGGCGGAGGAAGACAGGCAGCCGGGGCCTCCCCTGGGTGCCCCTAACCCCAGCGCCTCGGGGCCTCCAGAAGACAGAGACCTGGAGGAGGAGCTGCCAGGAGAAGAACTGTCCTAA
- the FOXP4 gene encoding forkhead box protein P4 isoform X1 translates to MMVESASETIRSAPSGQNGVGSLSGQTDGSSGGATGTTASGTGRDMTTGADSNGEMSPAELLHFQQQQALQVARQFLLQQASGLSSPGNNDSKQSASAVQVPVSVAMMSPQMLTPQQMQQILSPPQLQALLQQQQALMLQQLQEYYKKQQEQLHLQLLTQQQAGKPQPKEALGNKQLAFQQQLLQMQQLQQQHLLNLQRQGLVSLQPNQASGPLQTLPQAAVCPTDLPQLWKGEGAPGQPAEDSVKQEGLDLTGTAATATSFAAPPKVSPPLSHHTLPNGQPTVLTSRRDSSSHEETPGSHPLYGHGECKWPGCETLCEDLGQFIKHLNTEHALDDRSTAQCRVQMQVVQQLEIQLAKESERLQAMMAHLHMRPSEPKPFSQPLNPVPGSSSFSKVTVSAADSFPDGLVHPPTSAAAPVTPLRPPGLGSASLHGGGPARRRSSDKFCSPISSELAQNHEFYKNADVRPPFTYASLIRQAILETPDRQLTLNEIYNWFTRMFAYFRRNTATWKNAVRHNLSLHKCFVRVENVKGAVWTVDEREYQKRRPPKMTGSPTLVKNMISGLSYGALNASYQAALAESSFPLLNSPGMLNPGSASSLLPLSHDDVGAPVEPLPSNGSSSPPRLSPPQYSHQVHVKEEPAEAEEDRQPGPPLGAPNPSASGPPEDRDLEEELPGEELS, encoded by the exons ATGATGGTGGAATCTGCCTCGGAGACAATCAGGTCGGCTCCATCTGGTCAGAATGGTGTGGGCAGCCTCTCTGGGCAAACCGATGGCAGCAGTGGTGGGGCCACAGGGACAACTGCAAGTGGCACGGGCAGGGACATGACCACAGGTGCAGACAGCAATGGTGAGATGAGCCCCGCGGAGCTGCTGCACTTTCAGCAGCAACAG GCTCTCCAGGTGGCCCGGCAGTTCCTGCTGCAGCAGGCCTCAGGCCTGAGCTCCCCAGGGAACAATGACAGCAAACAGTCTGCCTCTGCTGTGCAG GTGCCTGTGTCGGTGGCCATGATGTCGCCGCAGATGCTTACCCCGCAACAGATGCAGCAGATCCTGTCACCCCCGCAGCTGCAGGCCCTGCTCCAGCAGCAGCAAGCCCTCATGCTCCAGCAG CTGCAGGAGTACTACAAGAAGCAGCAGGAGCAGCTCCACCTGCAACTCCTCACCCAGCAGCAGGCTGGGAAGCCACAGCCCAAAGAG GCGCTGGGGAACAAGCAGCTGGCCTTCCAGCAGCAGCTCCTGCAAATGCAACAGTTGCAGCAGCAGCACCTGCTCAACCTGCAGAGGCAGGGGCTGGTCAGCCTGCAGCCCAACCAAGCCTCGGGGCCCCTCCAGACCCTTCCGCAAG CAGCTGTTTGCCCAACAGACCTGCCCCAGCTGTGGAAGGGTGAGGGTGCCCCCGGGCAGCCTGCCGAGGACAGCGTCAAGCAGGAGGGGCTGGACCTCACTGGCACGGCCGCCACCGCTACCTCGTTCGCCGCTCCCCCCAAGGTCTCACCCCCCCTCTCCCACCATACCCTGCCCAACGGACAGCCCACTGTGCTCACATCTCGGAGAGACAG CTCTTCCCACGAGGAGACTCCCGGCTCCCACCCCCTGTACGGACACGGAGAGTGCAAGTGGCCAGGCTGTGAGACCCTGTGTGAAGACCTGGGCCAGTTTATCAA ACACCTCAACACAGAGCATGCCCTGGATGACCGGAGCACAGCCCAGTGCCGGGTACAGATGCAGGTGGTGCAGCAGCTGGAGATCCAG CTCGCCAAGGAGAGCGAGCGGCTGCAGGCCATGATGGCTCACCTGCACATGCGGCCCTCAGAACCCAAGCCCTTCAGCCAGCCA CTGAACCCGGTCCCCGGCTCCTCCTCATTCTCCAAGGTGACCGTCTCTGCAGCAGACTCGTTCCCAGATGGTCTTGTGCATCCCCCGACCTCGGCCGCAGCCCCTGTCACCCCCCTACGGCCCCCTGGCCTGGGCTCTGCCTCCCTGCATGGTGGAGGCCCAGCCCGTCGGAGAAGCAGTGACAAGTTCTGCTCCCCCATCTCCTCAG AGCTGGCCCAGAATCATGAGTTCTACAAGAACGCCGACGTCCGGCCCCCCTTCACCTACGCCTCCCTCATCCGCCAG GCCATCCTGGAAACCCCTGACAGGCAGCTGACGCTGAATGAGATCTATAACTGGTTCACCAGGATGTTCGCCTATTTCCGCAGAAACACTGCCACCTGGAAG AATGCCGTGCGCCACAACCTCAGCCTGCACAAGTGCTTCGTCCGCGTGGAGAATGTCAAGGGTGCCGTGTGGACTGTGGATGAGCGGGAGTATCAGAAGCGGAGACCGCCAAAGATGACAGG GAGCCCCACCCTGGTGAAGAACATGATCTCGGGCCTCAGCTATGGAGCACTTAATGCCAGCTACCAG GCCGCCCTGGCCGAGAGCAGCTTCCCCCTCCTCAACAGCCCTGGCATGCTGAACCCTGGCTCCGCCAGCAGCCTCCTGCCCCTCAGCCACGATGACGTGGGTGCCCCCGTGGAGCCGCTGCCCAGCAATGGCAGCAGCAGCCCTCCTCGCCTCTCCCCACCCCAGTACAG CCACCAGGTGCACGTGAAGGAGGAGCCAGCAGAGGCGGAGGAAGACAGGCAGCCGGGGCCTCCCCTGGGTGCCCCTAACCCCAGCGCCTCGGGGCCTCCAGAAGACAGAGACCTGGAGGAGGAGCTGCCAGGAGAAGAACTGTCCTAA
- the FOXP4 gene encoding forkhead box protein P4 isoform X2, which translates to MMVESASETIRSAPSGQNGVGSLSGQTDGSSGGATGTTASGTGRDMTTGADSNGEMSPAELLHFQQQQALQVARQFLLQQASGLSSPGNNDSKQSASAVQVPVSVAMMSPQMLTPQQMQQILSPPQLQALLQQQQALMLQQLQEYYKKQQEQLHLQLLTQQQAGKPQPKEALGNKQLAFQQQLLQMQQLQQQHLLNLQRQGLVSLQPNQASGPLQTLPQAVCPTDLPQLWKGEGAPGQPAEDSVKQEGLDLTGTAATATSFAAPPKVSPPLSHHTLPNGQPTVLTSRRDSSSHEETPGSHPLYGHGECKWPGCETLCEDLGQFIKHLNTEHALDDRSTAQCRVQMQVVQQLEIQLAKESERLQAMMAHLHMRPSEPKPFSQPLNPVPGSSSFSKVTVSAADSFPDGLVHPPTSAAAPVTPLRPPGLGSASLHGGGPARRRSSDKFCSPISSELAQNHEFYKNADVRPPFTYASLIRQAILETPDRQLTLNEIYNWFTRMFAYFRRNTATWKNAVRHNLSLHKCFVRVENVKGAVWTVDEREYQKRRPPKMTGSPTLVKNMISGLSYGALNASYQAALAESSFPLLNSPGMLNPGSASSLLPLSHDDVGAPVEPLPSNGSSSPPRLSPPQYSHQVHVKEEPAEAEEDRQPGPPLGAPNPSASGPPEDRDLEEELPGEELS; encoded by the exons ATGATGGTGGAATCTGCCTCGGAGACAATCAGGTCGGCTCCATCTGGTCAGAATGGTGTGGGCAGCCTCTCTGGGCAAACCGATGGCAGCAGTGGTGGGGCCACAGGGACAACTGCAAGTGGCACGGGCAGGGACATGACCACAGGTGCAGACAGCAATGGTGAGATGAGCCCCGCGGAGCTGCTGCACTTTCAGCAGCAACAG GCTCTCCAGGTGGCCCGGCAGTTCCTGCTGCAGCAGGCCTCAGGCCTGAGCTCCCCAGGGAACAATGACAGCAAACAGTCTGCCTCTGCTGTGCAG GTGCCTGTGTCGGTGGCCATGATGTCGCCGCAGATGCTTACCCCGCAACAGATGCAGCAGATCCTGTCACCCCCGCAGCTGCAGGCCCTGCTCCAGCAGCAGCAAGCCCTCATGCTCCAGCAG CTGCAGGAGTACTACAAGAAGCAGCAGGAGCAGCTCCACCTGCAACTCCTCACCCAGCAGCAGGCTGGGAAGCCACAGCCCAAAGAG GCGCTGGGGAACAAGCAGCTGGCCTTCCAGCAGCAGCTCCTGCAAATGCAACAGTTGCAGCAGCAGCACCTGCTCAACCTGCAGAGGCAGGGGCTGGTCAGCCTGCAGCCCAACCAAGCCTCGGGGCCCCTCCAGACCCTTCCGCAAG CTGTTTGCCCAACAGACCTGCCCCAGCTGTGGAAGGGTGAGGGTGCCCCCGGGCAGCCTGCCGAGGACAGCGTCAAGCAGGAGGGGCTGGACCTCACTGGCACGGCCGCCACCGCTACCTCGTTCGCCGCTCCCCCCAAGGTCTCACCCCCCCTCTCCCACCATACCCTGCCCAACGGACAGCCCACTGTGCTCACATCTCGGAGAGACAG CTCTTCCCACGAGGAGACTCCCGGCTCCCACCCCCTGTACGGACACGGAGAGTGCAAGTGGCCAGGCTGTGAGACCCTGTGTGAAGACCTGGGCCAGTTTATCAA ACACCTCAACACAGAGCATGCCCTGGATGACCGGAGCACAGCCCAGTGCCGGGTACAGATGCAGGTGGTGCAGCAGCTGGAGATCCAG CTCGCCAAGGAGAGCGAGCGGCTGCAGGCCATGATGGCTCACCTGCACATGCGGCCCTCAGAACCCAAGCCCTTCAGCCAGCCA CTGAACCCGGTCCCCGGCTCCTCCTCATTCTCCAAGGTGACCGTCTCTGCAGCAGACTCGTTCCCAGATGGTCTTGTGCATCCCCCGACCTCGGCCGCAGCCCCTGTCACCCCCCTACGGCCCCCTGGCCTGGGCTCTGCCTCCCTGCATGGTGGAGGCCCAGCCCGTCGGAGAAGCAGTGACAAGTTCTGCTCCCCCATCTCCTCAG AGCTGGCCCAGAATCATGAGTTCTACAAGAACGCCGACGTCCGGCCCCCCTTCACCTACGCCTCCCTCATCCGCCAG GCCATCCTGGAAACCCCTGACAGGCAGCTGACGCTGAATGAGATCTATAACTGGTTCACCAGGATGTTCGCCTATTTCCGCAGAAACACTGCCACCTGGAAG AATGCCGTGCGCCACAACCTCAGCCTGCACAAGTGCTTCGTCCGCGTGGAGAATGTCAAGGGTGCCGTGTGGACTGTGGATGAGCGGGAGTATCAGAAGCGGAGACCGCCAAAGATGACAGG GAGCCCCACCCTGGTGAAGAACATGATCTCGGGCCTCAGCTATGGAGCACTTAATGCCAGCTACCAG GCCGCCCTGGCCGAGAGCAGCTTCCCCCTCCTCAACAGCCCTGGCATGCTGAACCCTGGCTCCGCCAGCAGCCTCCTGCCCCTCAGCCACGATGACGTGGGTGCCCCCGTGGAGCCGCTGCCCAGCAATGGCAGCAGCAGCCCTCCTCGCCTCTCCCCACCCCAGTACAG CCACCAGGTGCACGTGAAGGAGGAGCCAGCAGAGGCGGAGGAAGACAGGCAGCCGGGGCCTCCCCTGGGTGCCCCTAACCCCAGCGCCTCGGGGCCTCCAGAAGACAGAGACCTGGAGGAGGAGCTGCCAGGAGAAGAACTGTCCTAA